From the genome of Pelmatolapia mariae isolate MD_Pm_ZW linkage group LG12, Pm_UMD_F_2, whole genome shotgun sequence, one region includes:
- the sgsm1a gene encoding small G protein signaling modulator 1 isoform X1, translating into MATIMAEAETRQRLLRTVKKEVKQIMEEAVTRKFVHEDSSHIVSFCAAVEACVLHGLKRRAAGFLRSNKIAALFTKVGKSFPPAEDLCRKAQELEQIIETKRSQSLQSQDSIRKMPRLPSLSPPVVKNLWIRTALFEKVLDKIVLYLVENSSKYYEKEAVLMDPVDGPILASLLVGPCALEYTKMKTADHFWTDPSADELVQRHRIHGGLCRQDSPTKRPALCIQKRHSSSSMDERPSPSPSAREYVESLHQNNRATLLFGKNNVLVQPRDDMEAIPGYLSLHQTAELMTLKWTPNQLMNGSVGDLEYERSVYWDYAMTIPLEEIVYLHCHQQVDSGGTVVLVSQDGIQRPPLRFPKGGHLLQFLSCLENGLLPHGQLDPPLWSQRGKGKVFPKLRKRVPQGSGSSDSVSDKEEDEATDYVFRILFPNSQSEFVTVTHPPHLTSSLSFQPIGKCPTKTETLVVPRESCSCPEESPSLTGSSLTPPDLMDPGAKMWHPTLRKSSCSSCSQGSFSEAATPKGCNHERTPLKLLCDNMKYQIISRAFYGWLAYCRHLSTVRTHLSALVNHTIVAPDVPCAASGGLTTDVWQTFLKDCTAYKEQELLRLVYFGGVDPSLRKEVWPFLLGHYQFGMSEAERKEVDDQVRVCYQQTMGEWLSCEEIVRLREKEQHAAALAKCSSGASMDSHSQKMKHHDSTVSNESSQSSDRQSLARLQSDSSSSTQFFTSSQPFPWSSLLPFGLFFQVFESVEEVDQIEMEPKNGETKQVPKLPNGALQNGTSSPDSGHPSSRNFSITSGLSDGSFSTEDSAAQDTTPRPAAVPQASQSSVKPAAGESEDQSLEKDGQVEGEVKDKRVEKEKASDVTKTSKHAAETGDKIDTKKTSLKPEMKDNIEESQAVKAAGTKLEDKSLDRNIKGNQSLETLEAAKALKPEEANVEKMEEVDESKEVLVTGGKEKIFKGPGAPEMENLTLSADTRVVKSREAYSATQKDEPHIMTESDESPSAIEMEEIPKAKVSMVPWSRKGHCETSSSSENSPPHVELRQKEEQRKLSPEGTESNLSEPEMESLYPPFDSLAASENTKNQVTSQVSTGSPFSQELLDLYTLNLHRIEKDVQRCDRNYWYFTPANLEKLRNIMCSYIWRHLDIGYVQGMCDLLAPLLVILDDEAMAFSCFTELMKRMNQNFPHGGAMDTHFANMRSLIQILDSELFELMHQNGDYTHFYFCYRWFLLDFKRELVYDDVFAVWETIWAAKHVSSSHFVLFIALALVEVYRDIILENNMDFTDIIKFFNEMAERHNIKQILTLARDLVCKVQMLIENK; encoded by the exons GTGAAGCAGATTATGGAAGAAGCTGTCACCAGGAAATTTGTCCACGAAGACAGCAGCCATATTGTGTCCTTTTGTG CTGCAGTGGAGGCGTGTGTCCTTCATGGGCTGAAGCGGCGAGCGGCAGGCTTTCTACGTAGCAACAAGATCGCGGCACTCTTCACCAAGGTGGGGAAAAGCTTTCCCCCAGCCGAGGACCTGTGCAGGAAGGCCCAGGAGCTCGAGCAGATCATTGAGACAAA ACGAAGTCAAAGCTTGCAAAGTCAAGACAGCATTCGCAAGATGCCCCGACTGCCCAGCCTCAGCCCGCCTGTAGTCAAGAACCTGTGGATACGGACGGCTCTTTTTGAGAAGGTGCTGGACAAGATTGTCCTCTACCTGGTGGAGAACAGCAG TAAATACTACGAAAAAGAGGCTGTTCTCATGGACCCTGTAGATGGACCCATCCTCGCATCTCTGTTGG TTGGACCTTGTGCATTGGAGTACAcaaagatgaagacagctgACCACTTCTGGACAGACCCGTCTGCTGACGAGTTGGTACAACGACATCGTATCCACGGTGGCCTCTGCAGGCAGGATTCTCCTACTAAGAGGCCCGCGCTGTGT atCCAGAAGCGGcactccagcagcagcatggaTGAGCGCCCCTCCCCCTCACCATCAGCTCGTGAATATGTGGAGTCGCTGCATCAGAACAACAGGGCGACACTACTGTTTGGCAAGAACAACGTGCTCGTACAACCG AGGGACGATATGGAGGCTATTCCAGGTTACCTTTCTCTGCACCAGACTGCTGAACTCATGACACTAAAGTGGACGCCCAATCAGCTCATGAACGGCTCTGTGGGAGACTTGGAGTATGAACGCAG CGTTTACTGGGACTATGCCATGACAATCCCTCTAGAGGAGATAGTTTATTTGCATTGTCATCAGCAAG TGGACAGTGGGGGGACGGTAGTGCTGGTCAGTCAAGATGGGATCCAAAGACCTCCACTTCGCTTCCCTAAAGGAGGTCATTTGCTCCAGTTCCTCTCCTGCCTTGAGAATGGCCTCCTTCCCCACGGCCAGCTTGATCCTCCACTCTGGTCGCAGAGGGGAAAG GGAAAGGTGTTTCCTAAGCTACGAAAGAGGGTTCCTCAGGGATCTGGATCCTCAGACTCGGTCTCCGATAAGGAGGAGGACGAGGCCACGGACTATGTCTTCCGAATCCTCTTTCCAAACAGTCAGTCAGAGTTTG TGACTGTAACTCATCCTCCCCATCTGACTTCATCCCTGTCCTTCCAACCGATTGGAAAGTGCCCTACCAAAACGGAGACCCTGGTCGTACCCAGGGAGTCCTGCAGCTGTCCTGAAGAATCCCCCTCACTCACAGGAAGCAGCT TGACTCCTCCAGATCTGATGGATCCGGGAGCTAAGATGTGGCATCCCACTCTCAGGAAGTCCTCGTGTTCCTCCTGCTCTCAGGGGAGCTTCTCTGAAGCGGCGACACCCAAGGGGTGCAACCATGAGAG GACTCCTCTGAAGCTGCTATGTGACAACATGAAGTATCAGATCATCTCCAGGGCATTTTATGGCT GGCTGGCATACTGCCGTCACCTTTCTACAGTGCGTACGCACCTCTCAGCTCTCGTAAATCACACCATTGTGGCGCCCGACGTGCCCTGTGCTGCCTCCGGAGGCCTCACCACAGACGTGTGGCAGACTTTCCTCAAAGACTGCACA GCCTACAAGGAGCAGGAGCTGCTGCGCCTGGTGTACTTCGGTGGTGTGGACCCATCACTGAGGAAAGAGGTGTGGCCTTTCCTGCTGGGTCATTACCAGTTTGGCATGTCAGAGGCTGAGAGGAAGGAG GTGGATGATCAGGTCAGAGTGTGCTACCAGCAGACCATGGGGGAGTGGCTCAGCTGTGAGGAGATTGTCCGCCTGCGAGAGAAGGAGCAGCACGCTGCGGCTTTGGCAAAGTGCTCCTCAGGTGCAAGCATGGACAGTCACAGTCAGAAGATGAAGCATCACGATTCAACTGTGAGCAATGAG TCCTCCCAGAGCTCAGACAGGCAGAGTTTGGCTCGCCTGCAGAGTGattccagcagcagcacacag TTCTTTACATCCTCCCAACCCTTCCCCTGGAGTAGCCTGCTTCCCTTTGGCTTGTTCTTTCAGGTGTTTGAGTCTGTAGAGGAGGTGGACCAGATTGAGATGGAGCCCAAGAATGGAGAAACCAAACAGGTGCCTAAGCTGCCCAATGGAGCTCTGCAGAACGGGACAAGCTCTCCTGACTCTGGACATCCTTCCTCTCGCAACTTCTCCATCACCTCTGGCCTGTCGGACGGCTCCTTCAGCACAGAGGACAGCGCTGCACAAGATACAACCCCGAGACCTGCAGCTGTCCCTCAGGCGTCACAGAGCTCTGTCAAGCCTGCAGCAGGAGAGAGCGAAGATCAGTCATTGGAAAAGGACGGCCAGGTGGAAGGTGAAGTAAAGGACAAAAGGGTGGAGAAAGAGAAAGCCTCCGATGTGACCAAAACTTCAAAACATGCTGCAGAAACAGGTGATAAAATAGACACGAAAAAGACGAGTTTAAAGCCTGAAATGAAAGATAATATCGAGGAGTCACAAGCTGTTAAAGCAGCGGGGACAAAGCTTGAAGATAAAAGCCTCGATAGGAACATTAAAGGTAACCAATCTTTAGAGACACTAGAAGCGGCAAAAGCATTGAAACCCGAAGAAGCGAATGTGGAAAAGATGGAGGAAGTGGACGAATCAAAAGAGGTTTTAGTGACAGGAgggaaagagaaaatattcaaaGGTCCCGGAGCTCCTGAAATGGAAAATCTCACTCTCTCAGCAGACACCAGAGTGGTGAAATCAAGAGAAGCCTACAGTGCCACTCAGAAAGATGAGCCTCACATCATGACTGAGTCAGATGAGTCTCCCTCAGCCATAGAAATGGAGGAGATCCCCAAAGCCAAAGTTTCCATGGTGCCTTGGAGCAGGAAAGGACATTGTGAAACCTCGTCTTCCTCTGAGAACTCGCCCCCTCACGTAGAGCTCAGGCAGAAGGAGGAACAAAGAAAGCTCAGTCCAGAGGGCACAGAGTCCAACCTGTCGGAGCCGGAGATGGAGAGCCTTTACCCTCCCTTTGACTCTCTGGCTGCatctgaaaacacaaagaacCAAGTGACCTCTCAAGTGTCAACTGGGAGTCCTTTCTCT CAAGAACTTTTGGACCTGTATACACTGAATCTGCACCGCATTGAAAAGGACGTCCAGCGCTGTGATAGAAACTACTGGTACTTTACTCCTGCCAACCTGGAGAAACTACGCAACATCATGTGCAG CTATATCTGGAGGCACCTTGACATCGGTTACGTGCAGGGAATGTGCGACCTGCTGGCTCCACTTCTAGTCATTCTGGATGATG AGGCCATGGCTTTCAGCTGTTTCACTGAACTCATGAAGAGAATGAATCAAAACTTTCCACACGGAGGAGCTATGGACACTCACTTTGCAAACATGCGCTCATTAATCCAG ATCCTGGATTCTGAGCTGTTTGAGCTAATGCACCAGAATGGAGACTACACCCACTTCTATTTCTGCTACCGCTGGTTTCTCCTAGACTTCAAGCGAG AGCTGGTCTATGATGACGTGTTTGCAGTCTGGGAAACCATCTGGGCAGCAAAGCATGTCTCTTCCAGTCACTTTGTCCTCTTCATTGCACTGGCGCTGGTGGAGGTGTACAGGGACATCATCCTGGAGAATAACATGGATTTCACTGACATCATTAAGTTCTTCAACG AAATGGCAGAGCGTCACAACATCAAGCAGATTTTGACCCTGGCCAGAGATCTTGTGTGCAAGGTGCAGATGCTGATAGAGAACAAGTGA
- the sgsm1a gene encoding small G protein signaling modulator 1 isoform X2, with protein sequence MATIMAEAETRQRLLRTVKKEVKQIMEEAVTRKFVHEDSSHIVSFCAAVEACVLHGLKRRAAGFLRSNKIAALFTKVGKSFPPAEDLCRKAQELEQIIETKRSQSLQSQDSIRKMPRLPSLSPPVVKNLWIRTALFEKVLDKIVLYLVENSSKYYEKEAVLMDPVDGPILASLLVGPCALEYTKMKTADHFWTDPSADELVQRHRIHGGLCRQDSPTKRPALCIQKRHSSSSMDERPSPSPSAREYVESLHQNNRATLLFGKNNVLVQPRDDMEAIPGYLSLHQTAELMTLKWTPNQLMNGSVGDLEYERSVYWDYAMTIPLEEIVYLHCHQQVDSGGTVVLVSQDGIQRPPLRFPKGGHLLQFLSCLENGLLPHGQLDPPLWSQRGKGKVFPKLRKRVPQGSGSSDSVSDKEEDEATDYVFRILFPNSQSEFVTVTHPPHLTSSLSFQPIGKCPTKTETLVVPRESCSCPEESPSLTGSSLTPPDLMDPGAKMWHPTLRKSSCSSCSQGSFSEAATPKGCNHERTPLKLLCDNMKYQIISRAFYGWLAYCRHLSTVRTHLSALVNHTIVAPDVPCAASGGLTTDVWQTFLKDCTAYKEQELLRLVYFGGVDPSLRKEVWPFLLGHYQFGMSEAERKEVDDQVRVCYQQTMGEWLSCEEIVRLREKEQHAAALAKCSSGASMDSHSQKMKHHDSTVSNESSQSSDRQSLARLQSDSSSSTQVFESVEEVDQIEMEPKNGETKQVPKLPNGALQNGTSSPDSGHPSSRNFSITSGLSDGSFSTEDSAAQDTTPRPAAVPQASQSSVKPAAGESEDQSLEKDGQVEGEVKDKRVEKEKASDVTKTSKHAAETGDKIDTKKTSLKPEMKDNIEESQAVKAAGTKLEDKSLDRNIKGNQSLETLEAAKALKPEEANVEKMEEVDESKEVLVTGGKEKIFKGPGAPEMENLTLSADTRVVKSREAYSATQKDEPHIMTESDESPSAIEMEEIPKAKVSMVPWSRKGHCETSSSSENSPPHVELRQKEEQRKLSPEGTESNLSEPEMESLYPPFDSLAASENTKNQVTSQVSTGSPFSQELLDLYTLNLHRIEKDVQRCDRNYWYFTPANLEKLRNIMCSYIWRHLDIGYVQGMCDLLAPLLVILDDEAMAFSCFTELMKRMNQNFPHGGAMDTHFANMRSLIQILDSELFELMHQNGDYTHFYFCYRWFLLDFKRELVYDDVFAVWETIWAAKHVSSSHFVLFIALALVEVYRDIILENNMDFTDIIKFFNEMAERHNIKQILTLARDLVCKVQMLIENK encoded by the exons GTGAAGCAGATTATGGAAGAAGCTGTCACCAGGAAATTTGTCCACGAAGACAGCAGCCATATTGTGTCCTTTTGTG CTGCAGTGGAGGCGTGTGTCCTTCATGGGCTGAAGCGGCGAGCGGCAGGCTTTCTACGTAGCAACAAGATCGCGGCACTCTTCACCAAGGTGGGGAAAAGCTTTCCCCCAGCCGAGGACCTGTGCAGGAAGGCCCAGGAGCTCGAGCAGATCATTGAGACAAA ACGAAGTCAAAGCTTGCAAAGTCAAGACAGCATTCGCAAGATGCCCCGACTGCCCAGCCTCAGCCCGCCTGTAGTCAAGAACCTGTGGATACGGACGGCTCTTTTTGAGAAGGTGCTGGACAAGATTGTCCTCTACCTGGTGGAGAACAGCAG TAAATACTACGAAAAAGAGGCTGTTCTCATGGACCCTGTAGATGGACCCATCCTCGCATCTCTGTTGG TTGGACCTTGTGCATTGGAGTACAcaaagatgaagacagctgACCACTTCTGGACAGACCCGTCTGCTGACGAGTTGGTACAACGACATCGTATCCACGGTGGCCTCTGCAGGCAGGATTCTCCTACTAAGAGGCCCGCGCTGTGT atCCAGAAGCGGcactccagcagcagcatggaTGAGCGCCCCTCCCCCTCACCATCAGCTCGTGAATATGTGGAGTCGCTGCATCAGAACAACAGGGCGACACTACTGTTTGGCAAGAACAACGTGCTCGTACAACCG AGGGACGATATGGAGGCTATTCCAGGTTACCTTTCTCTGCACCAGACTGCTGAACTCATGACACTAAAGTGGACGCCCAATCAGCTCATGAACGGCTCTGTGGGAGACTTGGAGTATGAACGCAG CGTTTACTGGGACTATGCCATGACAATCCCTCTAGAGGAGATAGTTTATTTGCATTGTCATCAGCAAG TGGACAGTGGGGGGACGGTAGTGCTGGTCAGTCAAGATGGGATCCAAAGACCTCCACTTCGCTTCCCTAAAGGAGGTCATTTGCTCCAGTTCCTCTCCTGCCTTGAGAATGGCCTCCTTCCCCACGGCCAGCTTGATCCTCCACTCTGGTCGCAGAGGGGAAAG GGAAAGGTGTTTCCTAAGCTACGAAAGAGGGTTCCTCAGGGATCTGGATCCTCAGACTCGGTCTCCGATAAGGAGGAGGACGAGGCCACGGACTATGTCTTCCGAATCCTCTTTCCAAACAGTCAGTCAGAGTTTG TGACTGTAACTCATCCTCCCCATCTGACTTCATCCCTGTCCTTCCAACCGATTGGAAAGTGCCCTACCAAAACGGAGACCCTGGTCGTACCCAGGGAGTCCTGCAGCTGTCCTGAAGAATCCCCCTCACTCACAGGAAGCAGCT TGACTCCTCCAGATCTGATGGATCCGGGAGCTAAGATGTGGCATCCCACTCTCAGGAAGTCCTCGTGTTCCTCCTGCTCTCAGGGGAGCTTCTCTGAAGCGGCGACACCCAAGGGGTGCAACCATGAGAG GACTCCTCTGAAGCTGCTATGTGACAACATGAAGTATCAGATCATCTCCAGGGCATTTTATGGCT GGCTGGCATACTGCCGTCACCTTTCTACAGTGCGTACGCACCTCTCAGCTCTCGTAAATCACACCATTGTGGCGCCCGACGTGCCCTGTGCTGCCTCCGGAGGCCTCACCACAGACGTGTGGCAGACTTTCCTCAAAGACTGCACA GCCTACAAGGAGCAGGAGCTGCTGCGCCTGGTGTACTTCGGTGGTGTGGACCCATCACTGAGGAAAGAGGTGTGGCCTTTCCTGCTGGGTCATTACCAGTTTGGCATGTCAGAGGCTGAGAGGAAGGAG GTGGATGATCAGGTCAGAGTGTGCTACCAGCAGACCATGGGGGAGTGGCTCAGCTGTGAGGAGATTGTCCGCCTGCGAGAGAAGGAGCAGCACGCTGCGGCTTTGGCAAAGTGCTCCTCAGGTGCAAGCATGGACAGTCACAGTCAGAAGATGAAGCATCACGATTCAACTGTGAGCAATGAG TCCTCCCAGAGCTCAGACAGGCAGAGTTTGGCTCGCCTGCAGAGTGattccagcagcagcacacag GTGTTTGAGTCTGTAGAGGAGGTGGACCAGATTGAGATGGAGCCCAAGAATGGAGAAACCAAACAGGTGCCTAAGCTGCCCAATGGAGCTCTGCAGAACGGGACAAGCTCTCCTGACTCTGGACATCCTTCCTCTCGCAACTTCTCCATCACCTCTGGCCTGTCGGACGGCTCCTTCAGCACAGAGGACAGCGCTGCACAAGATACAACCCCGAGACCTGCAGCTGTCCCTCAGGCGTCACAGAGCTCTGTCAAGCCTGCAGCAGGAGAGAGCGAAGATCAGTCATTGGAAAAGGACGGCCAGGTGGAAGGTGAAGTAAAGGACAAAAGGGTGGAGAAAGAGAAAGCCTCCGATGTGACCAAAACTTCAAAACATGCTGCAGAAACAGGTGATAAAATAGACACGAAAAAGACGAGTTTAAAGCCTGAAATGAAAGATAATATCGAGGAGTCACAAGCTGTTAAAGCAGCGGGGACAAAGCTTGAAGATAAAAGCCTCGATAGGAACATTAAAGGTAACCAATCTTTAGAGACACTAGAAGCGGCAAAAGCATTGAAACCCGAAGAAGCGAATGTGGAAAAGATGGAGGAAGTGGACGAATCAAAAGAGGTTTTAGTGACAGGAgggaaagagaaaatattcaaaGGTCCCGGAGCTCCTGAAATGGAAAATCTCACTCTCTCAGCAGACACCAGAGTGGTGAAATCAAGAGAAGCCTACAGTGCCACTCAGAAAGATGAGCCTCACATCATGACTGAGTCAGATGAGTCTCCCTCAGCCATAGAAATGGAGGAGATCCCCAAAGCCAAAGTTTCCATGGTGCCTTGGAGCAGGAAAGGACATTGTGAAACCTCGTCTTCCTCTGAGAACTCGCCCCCTCACGTAGAGCTCAGGCAGAAGGAGGAACAAAGAAAGCTCAGTCCAGAGGGCACAGAGTCCAACCTGTCGGAGCCGGAGATGGAGAGCCTTTACCCTCCCTTTGACTCTCTGGCTGCatctgaaaacacaaagaacCAAGTGACCTCTCAAGTGTCAACTGGGAGTCCTTTCTCT CAAGAACTTTTGGACCTGTATACACTGAATCTGCACCGCATTGAAAAGGACGTCCAGCGCTGTGATAGAAACTACTGGTACTTTACTCCTGCCAACCTGGAGAAACTACGCAACATCATGTGCAG CTATATCTGGAGGCACCTTGACATCGGTTACGTGCAGGGAATGTGCGACCTGCTGGCTCCACTTCTAGTCATTCTGGATGATG AGGCCATGGCTTTCAGCTGTTTCACTGAACTCATGAAGAGAATGAATCAAAACTTTCCACACGGAGGAGCTATGGACACTCACTTTGCAAACATGCGCTCATTAATCCAG ATCCTGGATTCTGAGCTGTTTGAGCTAATGCACCAGAATGGAGACTACACCCACTTCTATTTCTGCTACCGCTGGTTTCTCCTAGACTTCAAGCGAG AGCTGGTCTATGATGACGTGTTTGCAGTCTGGGAAACCATCTGGGCAGCAAAGCATGTCTCTTCCAGTCACTTTGTCCTCTTCATTGCACTGGCGCTGGTGGAGGTGTACAGGGACATCATCCTGGAGAATAACATGGATTTCACTGACATCATTAAGTTCTTCAACG AAATGGCAGAGCGTCACAACATCAAGCAGATTTTGACCCTGGCCAGAGATCTTGTGTGCAAGGTGCAGATGCTGATAGAGAACAAGTGA